The DNA window TTTGACGCCTTCGTAAGAGCACGCCGGGTCACCTCCGTGGTCGTGCTGCATAACGGCAGACTGGTCCATGAAAGCTATCATCTCGGCACCGGCCCGGACGATCTGCGCATCAGTTGGTCAGTTGCCAAGAGTTTCCTGTCTGCGCTGACCGGAGTGCTCGTCTCCGAAGGTGCCATCAGCAGCCTTGATGATCCGGTTGTTCAGTATGCGCCGTCTCTGGCCGGCGGAGCATACAATGACACCACGATACGACACGTGCTGAACATGGCAACCGGCGTTACTTTCGACGAGGATTACCTGGATAAATCTTCCGATATCAACAGGATGGGCAGAGTTCTGGCGCTGGGTGGCCGGATGGATGATTTCGCTGCCGGCCTGACCGAAACCTTCGCGGAACCGGGCACCGACTGGCAGTATGTCTCGATTGACACCCATGTGCTTGGCATGGTGCTCCGCGGGGCCACCGGACGCTCCCTCTCTGATCTGATGCAGGAGAAAATTATTGCGCCCCTCCGACCAGAACGTGCGCCCTACTACCTCACCGACGGGGCCGGCGTTGCCTTTGCTCTTGGTGGGCTCAATCTGACGACACGCGATTATGCGCGCTTTGGTCAGATGTTTGCCCAGAGCGGTCTCTGGCAGGGAAAACAGGTCGTGCCGGCCGCCTGGGCAAAAGCGTCGACAACCCCGAGCGCCCCCACCCAGCAGGGCGAGATGGGATACGGCTATCAGTGGTGGATGCCCCGCGACGCCCGCCCGCGGGAATACATGGGTCGTGGCATTTACGGCCAGTACCTCTATATCAGTGAACCGGAAGGTGTGGTGATCGCACTCACAGCTGTGGATCCTGTCTTTCGCCGGCGTGAGATCGTGCGCGAAAACATCGCGATGTTCCGCCGGATTGCAGACAGTCTCTGAGAAAGGCCCCGCGATGGAAAAGGACGAAAGCATAAATGTTCTGGGCGAGCCCCTGGCGGTTTGTGGCACGGATCCTGTGACCGGGTTTTTCCGGGACGGGTCATGCAATACCTGTGCCGCCGATCAGGGCAGCCATACCGTTTGTGCCGTGCTGACCGCGGAATTTCTGGCCTATTCCAAATATGTCGGCAACGATCTGAGCACGCCGCGCCCGGAGTACGGGTTTGCCGGACTGAACCCGGGCGACGCCTGGTGTCTTTGCGCGGCCCGCTTCCTGCAGGCGCATGACGAAGGATGTGCGCCACAGATTAATCTTGAGGCCACCCATGCACGTGCGCTCGACATCGTCCCTCTGGAAGTGCTCCGAAAATACGCGGCCTGAGCGCACAGAGTTGCCCGGTCCGGGTCTTTTTTACGGCACAATCCCCGGAGAGACTCCGCATTAACTGTATTTTTGCGGAGCGTGCCGGTGACCGGATCAGATAAACCGATTTACGAGTTCCGGGGGCCGTTTGGTGTGCCGGTACAGATTCAGCCCGGCATATTGCTGCTGTTTCTGATTTTCCTGTCGGTCAGCGGGTCACCGTCAGACCTGATATATGATCTGATTTTCGTAAGCCTCCTGGTCCTGTCGATTTTTCTGCATGAGGTCGGACACGCTTGGGGGTGTCTCATCCAGGGCATCCCGGTGCGCCGGATCGTGCTGCATGCAGGTGGCGGATTCTGCGAACACAATCGCTCACCTTCGCCCTATGAGAACGAACTGATCGTGGCAATGGGACCGATTGTGAATCTGGCAATCTGGGCGCTGGCCTCGATGACCTGGCCGCTTTTCGGCAACGGTGATCTGAGCTGGTGCGTCTGGGTGCTGGGCTACATCAATCTTTTTCTGGCCGTGCTCAATCTGCTGCCGGTGCATCCGCTCGACGGTGGCAAGCTTTTTGAGCTTGCACTGATGCGCGTCCTGCCGCCACAGACAGCCCACCGGATCTCCGGCGGCGTCGGATTTGTGATCGCGCTGGCCTGGATCCCGGCAATGATCCTGTGCTTTTTCACCCTGGGACTGGTGCTCTTTTTCATTCCCTCAGTGCGCGCGCACTGGGAGATGATGCGCGGCGAGGACCTGCGACGCCGCACCTGACAGGACCGGCTTACTGGACGCTGCGCCCTTCGGGGCCGTCCATGTCAAAGCCCAGGGCACGGGCAACGGTAAAGATGTCTTTGTCACCGCGGCCGCACATGTTCATGCAGATGATGTGATCGCCCGGCAGATCCGGTGCGATCTTCATGACATGGGCGAGTGCGTGGCTGGGCTCAAGCGCCGGGATGATCCCTTCAAGCTCACAGCAGACCTGGAAAGCCTTCAGCGCTTCGCGGTCAGTGATCGCCACATATTCTGCGCGCCCGATGTCGTGCAGCCAGGCGTGTTCCGGCCCGATGCCCGGATAGTCTAGCCCTGCGGAGATCGAGAACCCTTCGAGGATCTGCCCGTCGTCGTCCTGCAGAAGATAGGTGCGGTTGCCGTGCAGCACGCCAGGGCGCCCGCCGGTCAGTGATGCGCAGTGCTCCATCTTTTCGTTCACGCCCTTGCCGCCGGCTTCGACGCCGATGATCCCGACCTCTTTGTCGTCAAGAAACGGATAGAAGAGCCCCATCGCATTGGACCCCCCACCAATCGCCGCAATCAGGGTATCCGGCAGCCGGCCCTCGGCGGCGTTCATCTGTTCGCGGACCTCTTTGCCGATGATCGATTGAAAATCGCGCACCATCGCAGGATAGGGGTGCGGGCCGGCAACGGTGCCGATGCAGTAAAAAGTATCGCGCACATTGGTCACCCAGTCCCGCAGCGCATCGTTCATCGCGTCCTTAAGAGTGCCGCGCCCTGAGGTCACGGGCACAACTTCGGCGCCCAGCAGTTTCATGCGGAAAACGTTGGGGGCCTGACGCTCGACGTCATGCGCGCCCATATAAACAATGCATTTCAGGCCGAATTTCGCACAGACCGTGGCCGTGGCCACGCCGTGCTGTCCCGCGCCGGTTTCCGCGATGATACGTGTTTTACCCATGCGGCGGGCCAGAATAATCTGGCCCAGCACATTATTGATCTTATGCGCGCCGGTGTGGTTGAGTTCGTCACGCTTCATATAGATTTTCGCACCACCAAGGTGCTCTGTGAGACGCTCAGCGTGGTAAAGGGGGCTGGGGCGGCCGACGTAATGGGTCCACAGATCATGCATTTCCGCCCAGAAGCTTTCGTCAGTTTTGGCTTTTTCGTATTGCTCTTCAAGCTCCAGAATGAGCGGCATCAGCGTCTCGGAGACAAACCGTCCGCCGAAATCACCAAAGCGGCCGTTTTCATCCGGACCGGTCATGAAGGAGTTGAAAAG is part of the Roseobacter ponti genome and encodes:
- a CDS encoding site-2 protease family protein encodes the protein MTGSDKPIYEFRGPFGVPVQIQPGILLLFLIFLSVSGSPSDLIYDLIFVSLLVLSIFLHEVGHAWGCLIQGIPVRRIVLHAGGGFCEHNRSPSPYENELIVAMGPIVNLAIWALASMTWPLFGNGDLSWCVWVLGYINLFLAVLNLLPVHPLDGGKLFELALMRVLPPQTAHRISGGVGFVIALAWIPAMILCFFTLGLVLFFIPSVRAHWEMMRGEDLRRRT
- a CDS encoding DUF2237 family protein — translated: MEKDESINVLGEPLAVCGTDPVTGFFRDGSCNTCAADQGSHTVCAVLTAEFLAYSKYVGNDLSTPRPEYGFAGLNPGDAWCLCAARFLQAHDEGCAPQINLEATHARALDIVPLEVLRKYAA
- the trpB gene encoding tryptophan synthase subunit beta produces the protein MANDLFNSFMTGPDENGRFGDFGGRFVSETLMPLILELEEQYEKAKTDESFWAEMHDLWTHYVGRPSPLYHAERLTEHLGGAKIYMKRDELNHTGAHKINNVLGQIILARRMGKTRIIAETGAGQHGVATATVCAKFGLKCIVYMGAHDVERQAPNVFRMKLLGAEVVPVTSGRGTLKDAMNDALRDWVTNVRDTFYCIGTVAGPHPYPAMVRDFQSIIGKEVREQMNAAEGRLPDTLIAAIGGGSNAMGLFYPFLDDKEVGIIGVEAGGKGVNEKMEHCASLTGGRPGVLHGNRTYLLQDDDGQILEGFSISAGLDYPGIGPEHAWLHDIGRAEYVAITDREALKAFQVCCELEGIIPALEPSHALAHVMKIAPDLPGDHIICMNMCGRGDKDIFTVARALGFDMDGPEGRSVQ
- a CDS encoding serine hydrolase domain-containing protein; this encodes MRTAGKWLGRVLLMLICALIAAGVWKRDEINRLMAVNSLFEPDRIVANFSNMDAAFLHTRLETGTAPASPLSAGTAATMPDGFDAFVRARRVTSVVVLHNGRLVHESYHLGTGPDDLRISWSVAKSFLSALTGVLVSEGAISSLDDPVVQYAPSLAGGAYNDTTIRHVLNMATGVTFDEDYLDKSSDINRMGRVLALGGRMDDFAAGLTETFAEPGTDWQYVSIDTHVLGMVLRGATGRSLSDLMQEKIIAPLRPERAPYYLTDGAGVAFALGGLNLTTRDYARFGQMFAQSGLWQGKQVVPAAWAKASTTPSAPTQQGEMGYGYQWWMPRDARPREYMGRGIYGQYLYISEPEGVVIALTAVDPVFRRREIVRENIAMFRRIADSL